In Canis lupus dingo isolate Sandy chromosome 12, ASM325472v2, whole genome shotgun sequence, the following proteins share a genomic window:
- the KIAA1586 gene encoding E3 SUMO-protein ligase KIAA1586 homolog, producing MGDPGSEMIESVPPAGPEASEATTDENEDDIQFVSEGPSKCVLEYNYLVCSDNEKPSTCHNDILFPKMPKRQGDFLRFLNVKKVKTDTESSNNKSQCELSKSKEPNFKYVEQPITEENPSCSSKEETDNLVLPDCWNEKQALMFTEQYKWLEIKEGKLGCKDCSAVRHLGSKAEKHVHVSKEWIAYLVTPNGSNKTTRQASLRKKIREHDVSKAHGKIQDLLKESINDSISNLVHKQNNKNIDATVKVFNTVYSLVKHNRPLSDIEGAVELQEKNGEVNCLNTRYSATRIAEHIAKEMKMKIFKNIIEENAKICIIIDEASTVSKKSTLVIYLQCTVHSAPTPVMLFVALKELMSTTAEYIFNTVLSTLNDCGFTDEYLKANLIAFCSDGANTVLGKKSRVATKLLENFPKIIIWNCLNYRLHLSLDDSISEIKQVNHFKLFLDKIYSIYHQSNKNQNKLLETVAKDLEIEIIKIGRVMGPRWAACSLQAATAVWHAYPVLYMHFSNSHSGLAKRLANINFLQDLALMIDILEEFSLLSTALQSRSTNIQKAQKLIKRTIRALENLKIGTGKHESQIEGLIKSDKFKDIPFNKNNKFNALPRSMLLENIIEHMHLRLVSDRNHNESIFDYFDLLEPSAWPYEEVTSPWIAGEKKLFHLCEILKYEIDLSDFREFVNNNIKSNNVSIPTTIQKAKKIVNTIAINNAEAERGFNLMNIICTRVRNSLTIDHISDLMTINLLGKELTDWDATPFVKSWSNCNHRLATDTRVRQKSTKTYENQLAIWNLQ from the exons ATGGGAGACCCGGGGTCGGAG ATGATAGAATCTGTCCCTCCAGCTGGGCCCGAGGCGTCTGAGGCAACGACGGATGAAAACGAAGATGACATTCAGTTTGTTAGC GAAGGACCATCAAAATGTGTTCTTGAATACAATTATCTAGTCTGTAGTGATAATGAAAAGCCTAGCACCTGTCATAATGAT attctgTTCCCTAAAATGCCAAAACGGCAGGGAGATTTTTTGcgttttttaaatgtgaagaaggtgaaaacagacacagaaagtagtAATAACAAAAGTCAATGTGAATTGTCTAAGTCAAAGGAACCGAATTTCAAATACGTTGAACAGCCAATCACTGAAGAAAATCCATCATGTTCatcaaaggaagaaacagataatCTTGTGCTTCCAGATTGTTGGAATGAAAAACAAGCATTGATGTTTACAGAACAATACAAATGGCTTGAAATAAAAGAAGGTAAATTAGGATGTAAAGATTGTTCAGCAGTTCGGCATTTGGGATCGAAAGCAGAAAAGCATGTCCATGTGTCCAAGGAATGGATTGCATATTTAGTAACTCCAAATGGCAGTAATAAAACTACTAGACAAGCTTCTCTGCGGAAGAAAATTAGGGAACATGATGTTTCTAAAGCCCATGGTAAAATCCAGGATTTGTTAAAGGAATCAATTAATGACTCAATTTCTAATTTAGtgcataaacaaaataataaaaatattgatgctACTGTAAAAGTTTTCAATACTGTTTACAGTTTAGTAAAACATAatagacctttatctgatattGAGGGGGCAGTAGaattacaagagaaaaatggagaggTCAACTGTTTAAATACGCGATACAGTGCAACAAGAATAGCAGAACACAtcgcaaaagaaatgaaaatgaagatatttaagaatattatagAAGAAAATGCCAAAATCTGCATCATAATTGATGAGGCATCTACAGTTTCAAAGAAAAGCACTCTAGTGATTTATCTCCAGTGCACAGTTCATTCGGCTCCCACACCAGTTATGTTGTTTGTTGCTTTAAAAGAATTGATGTCAACCACAGCAGAGTATATTTTCAATACAGTATTGAGTACTTTAAATGATTGTGGCTTTACTGATGAATATTTGAAAGCAAACTTAATTGCATTTTGTTCTGATGGTGCTAATACAGTGTTGGGAAAAAAGTCTAGAGTAGCTACAAAGTTGTTAgaaaattttcctaaaatcatTATTTGGAACTGTTTAAACTATCGATTGCATTTGTCACTTGATGAttcaatatctgaaataaaacaagttaatcattttaaactatttcttgataaaatttattccatttatcaCCAGtctaataaaaatcaaaacaagctTTTAGAAACTGTAGCTAAAGATCTTgaaattgaaattattaaaattggcCGGGTAATGGGACCAAGATGGGCGGCATGTAGTTTACAAGCGGCTACTGCTGTATGGCATGCATATCCTgtattatatatgcatttttctaattCTCACTCTGGTTTGGCAAAGAGATTAGCTAACATTAATTTTTTGCAAGACCTGGCTTTAATGATTGACATTCTTGAAGAATTTTCACTACTTTCAACTGCATTACAGTCAAgatcaactaatattcaaaaagcacaaaaattaatCAAACGCACCATAAGAgctttggaaaatttaaaaattggtactGGAAAGCATGAGTCTCAAATTGAAGGTTTGATTAAGTCAGATAAGTTTAAAGATAttccatttaataaaaataataaatttaatgcTCTTCCTAGAAGTATGTTACTAGAAAATATAATTGAACACATGCACTTACGCCTTGTATCTGACAGAAACCACAATGAAAgtatttttgattattttgacTTGCTAGAACCTTCTgcatggccttatgaagaagtaACTTCACCATGGATAGctggtgaaaaaaaattatttcatctatgtgaaattttaaaatatgaaattgatTTGAGTGATTTTCGGgaatttgtaaataataatataaaatcaaacaATGTTTCCATTCCAACAACTATACAGAAAGCTAAAAAGATAGTTAACACTATTGCAATCAATAATGCTGAAGCTGAAAGAGGATTCAATTTAATGAATATAATTTGTACAAGGGTGAGAAATAGTTTAACAATAGATCACATATCAGATTTAATGACAATAAATTTATTGGGGAAAGAGTTAACAGATTGGGATGCAACACCATTTGTAAAGTCCTGGTCAAATTGTAATCATAGGTTGGCTACAGATACAAGAGTTaggcaaaaatcaacaaaaacctaTGAGAATCAGCTGGCTATATGGAACTTACAATAA